One window of the Actinomyces wuliandei genome contains the following:
- a CDS encoding tetratricopeptide repeat protein has product MPPTDETAGSSDAAHEAALSEIERRWGTACAAHARSRVTALLTLAEAADRAPDASSQRALLEDVTTQLRALGSQEQYHPLMTDDQVVSTLVDAIRLAVWLGVPETGLRLAEPVTVLSRMLGHDHPHTLTARFALASAYRAAGDVQQAVTLGEQVVEGTVALLGPDHPRTLTARSSLASAYRAAGQVEQAVRVHKELAADAARVLGAEHPDALSARNNLAQAYESCGHRHRALALYDDLVHDAERALGPQHPYLAVFVRNRERARNRGSREDGDKETSTEVGRDA; this is encoded by the coding sequence ATGCCACCCACGGATGAGACTGCCGGGTCGTCGGATGCGGCCCACGAGGCAGCGCTCAGCGAGATCGAGCGCCGCTGGGGCACAGCCTGCGCGGCGCACGCCCGTTCCCGGGTGACCGCCCTCCTGACTCTTGCCGAAGCTGCCGACAGGGCGCCCGACGCTAGCTCCCAGCGTGCGCTGCTTGAGGACGTGACCACCCAGCTGCGTGCCTTGGGCAGCCAGGAGCAGTACCACCCGCTCATGACGGACGACCAGGTCGTCTCCACCCTGGTTGACGCCATCCGGCTCGCCGTCTGGCTGGGCGTGCCTGAGACCGGCCTGAGGCTCGCCGAGCCCGTCACGGTGCTCTCACGCATGCTGGGGCACGACCACCCCCACACCCTCACCGCCCGTTTCGCCCTGGCCAGCGCCTACCGAGCCGCAGGGGACGTGCAGCAGGCGGTCACCCTGGGCGAGCAGGTGGTGGAGGGCACCGTGGCCCTGCTGGGGCCGGACCACCCTCGCACCCTCACCGCGCGCTCATCCCTGGCCAGCGCCTACCGGGCCGCAGGCCAGGTGGAGCAGGCGGTCCGGGTGCACAAGGAGCTGGCTGCCGACGCGGCCCGGGTGCTGGGAGCGGAGCACCCCGACGCGCTGTCCGCGCGCAACAACCTGGCCCAGGCCTATGAGTCGTGCGGCCACCGGCACCGGGCGCTCGCCCTGTATGACGACCTGGTCCATGACGCTGAACGAGCGCTGGGACCGCAGCACCCCTACCTGGCCGTCTTCGTCCGCAACCGGGAGCGTGCCAGGAACCGTGGCAGCAGGGAGGACGGAGACAAGGAGACGAGCACAGAAGTGGGTAGAGACGCCTAG